Sequence from the Corallococcus sp. EGB genome:
GGCGGCGCCCGCTACGCGGACCGCGACGAGCGCGTGGCCAACGCCAACGTCGCGGAGCTGAACACCCAGGCCGCCACCCGCCGCGTGCCGGTGGATATCGAACAGGCGCGGGTGAACCTGGAGACGGCCCGGGCCGCGCTCGCGCAGAGCGAGCAGGCGGCGAAGGCGGCTCGGAAGAACGCCGCGGAAACGGGCATCCTCTACCGCCAGGGGCTGTCCACCGCGCTCACCGTGGCGGACGCGTCGCTCAGCCTCTTCGAGGCGGAGGTGGCGCTCGCGCAGAACCGCTACGGGCTGGGCGTGGCGCTGTTGGGGCTGAGGGCCGCTGTCGGACTGAATCCACTCGGGAAGGAACCGTGAAGGCAATGCAACGCACTGGAGTGCTGGCCCTGTCGCTGGCCGTGCTGTCCCTGGCCTCTGGCTGCAAGAAGGACGCGCCCGCCCAGGGTGGCAAGGGCGCGGGGCGTGGCCCCATCCAGTTCCCCGTGGAGGTCGCGCCCGTGGAGGCGCGCGACGTGGAATACGCCGTCAGCGCCGTGGGCGCGGTGGAGGCCTTCGAGAGCGTGCAGATCACCGCGCGCGTCCCGGGCGCCCTGGAGCGCGTGTCCTTCGCGGAGGGGCAGCTGGTGAAGAAGGGCGAGACGCTCGCGGAGATCGAGCCCGCGCGCTACGCCATCGCCGTGCGCGCCGCGGAGGCCGCGCTGCAGAAGGCCCAGGCCGCGCTGGTGGAGGCGAAGGCCGGCGCCCAGCGCCGCGCGGAGGTCAACGCGCAGAGTCCGGGCCTCCTGCCCGCCGAACAACTGGAGACGTACCAGGCCCGCTTCGCCACCGCCCAGGCGGACGTGGCGGCGGCGAAGGCGGCGTTGGATCAGGCGCAGCTCAACCAGCGCGATGCCTACGTGCGCGCCCCCATGGACGGCGTCCTCCAGACGCGCACCGTGCAGACGGGCCAGTACGTGCAGCCGGGCGTGGTGCTGGCCACGCTGCTGCGCCGGGAGCCGCTGCTCCTGCGCTTCAACGTGCCCGCGGCGGACGTCACCCGGATCCAGCCGGGGATGCCCGCGCGCTTCACGGTGCGCTCGGACGGCGGGGC
This genomic interval carries:
- a CDS encoding efflux RND transporter periplasmic adaptor subunit; translation: MQRTGVLALSLAVLSLASGCKKDAPAQGGKGAGRGPIQFPVEVAPVEARDVEYAVSAVGAVEAFESVQITARVPGALERVSFAEGQLVKKGETLAEIEPARYAIAVRAAEAALQKAQAALVEAKAGAQRRAEVNAQSPGLLPAEQLETYQARFATAQADVAAAKAALDQAQLNQRDAYVRAPMDGVLQTRTVQTGQYVQPGVVLATLLRREPLLLRFNVPAADVTRIQPGMPARFTVRSDGGAYEAKITYVSASADAQSRMVTVTAEVTGEAAQKLRPGAFATVTVPVESRGGSPVIPQTAIRPSERGFLAFVVADNKARERILELGLRTPDGRVEVKEGLKPGEILVVRGAEALRDGVAVRVEQERPKPKVVGEQPPTEARGGAGTEGRP